A single Anatilimnocola floriformis DNA region contains:
- a CDS encoding immunity protein Imm33 domain-containing protein, producing MQIVTTNCSRYHHAEFVLEAKHDYLQQTLQSVGTTIEQMVASGSRFKPNQTFQIGLSQTMVKPFDQWRLTLVEPDMVSFPIAWTSGISWTVQQLFLQSSCLGSVGLKPELQNVVLNKSLIVCRRYAEAGFLMHRSEPSDQNDSGWYLGCNDEGHNHDDPRNLERVSLYAALLRQPSIGAFLTFPFESEIQIDPQRGLRLSLHEQPIAIPPGTFLAEWFKRK from the coding sequence ATGCAAATCGTCACCACCAACTGCTCCCGCTATCATCACGCCGAGTTCGTGCTGGAAGCAAAGCACGACTATTTGCAGCAAACTCTCCAATCAGTGGGGACGACGATCGAGCAAATGGTAGCGTCCGGCTCTCGTTTCAAACCGAACCAAACTTTTCAAATCGGCTTGTCGCAGACGATGGTCAAGCCGTTCGATCAATGGCGACTCACGCTCGTCGAACCCGACATGGTCAGCTTTCCGATTGCCTGGACGTCGGGGATTTCCTGGACGGTGCAGCAGTTATTTCTGCAGAGCAGTTGCCTGGGATCGGTTGGCCTAAAGCCTGAGTTGCAGAACGTGGTGCTCAATAAATCGCTGATTGTTTGTCGCCGCTATGCGGAAGCCGGTTTTCTCATGCACCGTTCCGAACCGAGTGATCAAAACGACAGCGGCTGGTACTTGGGCTGCAATGACGAGGGCCATAACCATGATGACCCGCGCAATCTCGAGCGAGTTTCGCTCTACGCGGCGCTCTTAAGGCAGCCCAGCATCGGTGCCTTCCTGACCTTTCCCTTCGAATCGGAGATTCAGATCGACCCGCAGCGCGGCCTGCGACTCTCGCTTCACGAGCAGCCGATTGCAATCCCGCCAGGTACTTTTCTCGCGGAGTGGTTCAAGCGAAAGTAG
- a CDS encoding arsenate-mycothiol transferase ArsC translates to MKQLLFLCTGNYYRSRYAEILFNELAPQAGLAWQAFSRGLEPDPRNAGPMSQHTMAALTRQAIKFDQHLRMPIRVTAADFELADHVVAVKEAEHRRMIEQGFAAWLPKVEFWHVHDVDCCGPEEALPHLDREVATLVERLKAAHTPA, encoded by the coding sequence ATGAAACAACTACTCTTCCTCTGCACCGGCAACTACTACCGCAGCCGATACGCCGAGATACTGTTCAACGAACTAGCACCGCAGGCCGGACTTGCCTGGCAAGCCTTTTCGCGCGGACTGGAGCCCGATCCGCGCAATGCCGGGCCGATGTCGCAGCACACGATGGCCGCCCTCACTCGGCAGGCAATCAAGTTCGATCAGCACCTGCGCATGCCGATTCGTGTGACTGCGGCTGATTTTGAACTGGCCGATCATGTCGTGGCCGTGAAGGAAGCCGAGCATCGGCGGATGATCGAACAGGGATTTGCGGCCTGGTTGCCGAAGGTGGAGTTCTGGCACGTGCACGACGTCGACTGCTGCGGGCCTGAGGAGGCGCTGCCGCACTTGGATCGCGAAGTGGCGACGCTGGTCGAACGGCTGAAAGCCGCGCACACTCCAGCTTGA
- a CDS encoding DUF421 domain-containing protein, whose protein sequence is MWNLSAPWYEFVIRAIVVFAFLLLLLRLAGKRQIGQMTPFDLVLLLVISNAVQNSMNGGDNSITAGLILAATLVGIDSALGWAAFRSKRIDRLLEGKPLILVHSGKIDADALAEAEMTREDLQASLRANGYTAASQVHLAILETTGRVSVIPKPAENEKSPT, encoded by the coding sequence ATGTGGAATCTCAGCGCCCCATGGTACGAATTCGTCATTCGCGCCATCGTTGTCTTTGCGTTCTTGCTGCTCCTGTTGCGGCTGGCTGGCAAGCGGCAAATCGGTCAGATGACACCGTTTGATCTCGTGCTGCTGCTCGTTATCAGCAATGCCGTGCAGAACTCGATGAACGGCGGCGATAACAGCATCACTGCGGGGCTGATTCTCGCGGCCACGCTCGTGGGTATCGATTCGGCGCTGGGCTGGGCTGCCTTCCGCAGCAAGCGGATCGATCGGCTGCTGGAAGGAAAGCCTCTCATTCTGGTCCATAGCGGCAAGATCGATGCCGACGCCCTAGCCGAAGCAGAGATGACTCGCGAAGACCTGCAAGCCTCGCTCCGCGCGAATGGCTATACTGCGGCTAGCCAGGTACATCTCGCGATTCTGGAAACGACCGGCCGAGTCTCCGTCATTCCAAAGCCTGCCGAAAATGAAAAATCACCGACTTAG
- a CDS encoding alkaline phosphatase family protein: MKIYLLGLLCLTLAIPLSAAEPARKVLYIGIDGTRFDAIEKADTPQLDALMKDGCYSPTCLILGERYQKNDTVSGPGWSSILTGVWADKHGVNDNRFVGSKYTEFPHFFVRLKEAIPTARTVSHVTWEPIHKFVTASADVSVNYEERAHGVLDYDRYDNAAVAASVKELSEGNPTALFTYIGQVDIAGHTHGFHPSVPQYIEAIERADKLVGQLIAAMKARKTFADENWLVVVISDHGGKGKGHGSGHKSPEILNSFLIVSGANAERGEIDGPTYLVDGPVTVLTHLGVKLKDEWQLDGQPRGLKK, encoded by the coding sequence ATGAAAATCTATCTACTTGGTTTGCTCTGTCTCACGCTAGCAATTCCACTCAGCGCCGCTGAACCGGCTCGCAAAGTTCTTTACATCGGCATCGATGGCACGCGGTTCGATGCCATCGAAAAGGCCGATACGCCGCAGCTCGATGCACTGATGAAGGACGGTTGCTATTCGCCAACGTGTTTGATTCTCGGCGAGCGATATCAAAAGAACGACACCGTCAGTGGGCCGGGCTGGTCGTCGATTCTTACCGGCGTGTGGGCTGATAAGCACGGTGTCAATGACAACCGTTTCGTCGGCAGCAAGTACACGGAGTTCCCGCACTTTTTTGTGCGACTCAAAGAGGCAATTCCCACCGCCCGCACCGTTTCGCACGTCACCTGGGAGCCGATTCACAAGTTTGTCACCGCCTCAGCCGACGTCTCGGTGAACTACGAAGAGAGAGCCCACGGCGTGCTCGATTACGATCGCTACGACAACGCCGCTGTCGCTGCCTCGGTGAAGGAACTGAGCGAAGGAAATCCCACCGCACTATTCACCTACATCGGTCAGGTTGACATCGCAGGACATACGCATGGTTTCCATCCGAGTGTGCCGCAATACATCGAAGCCATCGAACGGGCGGATAAACTCGTTGGCCAGCTCATCGCCGCGATGAAGGCTCGCAAAACCTTCGCCGACGAGAACTGGCTGGTCGTCGTCATCAGCGATCACGGCGGTAAAGGCAAGGGGCACGGCAGCGGCCACAAGTCGCCCGAGATTCTCAACAGCTTCTTGATCGTCAGCGGCGCGAACGCCGAGCGCGGCGAAATCGACGGGCCGACGTATCTCGTCGATGGGCCTGTTACCGTGCTCACGCATCTGGGTGTCAAGCTAAAAGACGAATGGCAGCTCGACGGTCAACCTCGCGGGCTGAAGAAATAG
- a CDS encoding sterol desaturase family protein produces the protein MRISFLWQCYSVFIHANLRFNFGPLGYIFATPQFHHWHHGAEREAIDKNFAVHFPLLDMVFGTFHLPGNRWPAYYGVHSNDVPESYFGQWIYPFLPSKKKPAEQPKPEIEK, from the coding sequence TTGCGTATATCATTTTTGTGGCAGTGTTATTCGGTCTTCATTCATGCCAACCTGCGGTTCAACTTTGGGCCGCTCGGCTACATCTTTGCCACGCCGCAGTTTCATCACTGGCATCACGGCGCCGAGCGGGAAGCGATCGACAAGAACTTCGCGGTCCACTTTCCGCTGCTCGACATGGTTTTCGGTACGTTTCACTTGCCCGGCAATCGCTGGCCGGCGTATTACGGTGTGCATAGCAACGACGTGCCGGAGAGTTACTTCGGCCAATGGATTTACCCATTCCTGCCAAGCAAAAAGAAGCCGGCAGAGCAGCCGAAGCCGGAAATCGAAAAATAA
- the hisI gene encoding phosphoribosyl-AMP cyclohydrolase — protein MSATATNVTGPDFSRNDGLLPAIAQDAETGEVLMLAWMNQQAFEETIRTGQATYWSRSRGKYWRKGEESGHRQTVRSVYIDCDADTILLKVDQVGAACHEGYRNCFFRQVDENGVRVVASRMVEPGDVYKK, from the coding sequence ATGTCTGCCACCGCTACGAACGTCACCGGTCCCGATTTCTCGCGCAACGATGGGTTGCTGCCGGCCATCGCGCAAGATGCCGAGACCGGTGAAGTGCTGATGCTGGCCTGGATGAATCAGCAAGCCTTTGAAGAAACCATTCGCACCGGTCAGGCGACCTATTGGAGCCGCAGCCGCGGCAAATATTGGCGAAAGGGGGAAGAGAGCGGCCATCGGCAGACGGTGCGATCGGTCTATATCGATTGCGACGCCGATACGATCCTGCTGAAGGTCGATCAGGTGGGTGCAGCCTGCCACGAAGGCTATCGCAACTGTTTTTTCCGGCAAGTCGATGAAAACGGAGTGCGCGTGGTGGCCTCAAGAATGGTCGAGCCGGGTGACGTTTACAAAAAGTAG
- a CDS encoding TfoX/Sxy family protein has protein sequence MPVSQTFRLWVAEQLRPNVRQLRDRSMFGGVGIYAGELFFALLAEDRLYLKVDDTNRADFVAAGMSPFCPFGDERMVMQYYEVPLEVIERPAELSAWAAKSIEVARAAKKSKPKKKTAKSKVATKKVAKRAPQKRKKS, from the coding sequence ATGCCGGTCAGTCAAACATTTCGCTTGTGGGTTGCCGAACAACTCCGCCCCAACGTTCGCCAACTGCGCGATCGGAGTATGTTCGGCGGCGTGGGCATTTATGCCGGTGAGTTGTTCTTTGCCCTGCTGGCCGAGGATCGCTTGTACTTGAAAGTCGACGATACCAATCGGGCCGACTTTGTCGCGGCGGGAATGAGCCCGTTCTGTCCGTTCGGCGATGAACGGATGGTGATGCAGTACTATGAAGTGCCGTTGGAAGTGATCGAACGCCCTGCTGAATTGTCGGCCTGGGCTGCCAAATCGATTGAAGTGGCCCGCGCGGCGAAGAAGAGCAAGCCAAAAAAGAAGACCGCGAAGTCGAAGGTGGCCACGAAAAAGGTCGCCAAAAGAGCACCGCAGAAACGGAAGAAGAGTTAG
- a CDS encoding glycosyltransferase family 2 protein produces the protein MNNTLSLIMPVRNCEGTLARQVARWIEIIPELTQRFEVLIVDDGSTDHTFDVATELSREYPQIRALRNTVSRGSQQAVRTGIEQARGEVVFVQDEDASISSNDLRRLWEMRQDKQLVMARTPAKPLNLKPELLDRLTAWGEALKQHASETNQAGAIHMIRRGAIEEMRSEDAEPVVAMHSRTDANHEGGMQRGVRSFLGHLRELALGE, from the coding sequence TTGAATAACACGCTCAGTCTGATCATGCCCGTGCGCAATTGCGAAGGCACGCTGGCCCGGCAAGTGGCACGCTGGATCGAAATCATTCCGGAACTCACCCAGCGGTTCGAAGTGCTGATCGTCGACGATGGTTCGACCGATCACACGTTCGACGTCGCGACTGAGTTGTCGCGCGAGTATCCGCAGATCCGCGCTCTCCGCAACACCGTCAGCCGAGGCTCGCAACAAGCCGTTCGCACCGGCATCGAACAAGCCCGCGGCGAAGTGGTCTTCGTGCAGGACGAAGACGCTTCGATCAGCAGCAACGATCTGCGTCGCCTGTGGGAAATGCGGCAGGATAAGCAGCTAGTGATGGCCCGCACGCCAGCCAAGCCGCTGAACCTGAAGCCCGAGTTGCTCGATCGGCTAACCGCTTGGGGAGAAGCCCTGAAGCAGCACGCCAGTGAAACCAACCAAGCCGGTGCCATCCATATGATCCGCCGGGGCGCGATTGAAGAAATGCGTTCGGAAGACGCCGAGCCTGTCGTTGCCATGCACTCGCGAACCGATGCCAACCACGAAGGTGGCATGCAGCGCGGAGTGCGCAGCTTTCTCGGTCACCTGCGCGAACTGGCGCTCGGTGAATAA
- a CDS encoding App1 family protein produces the protein MLSRMLPRRTSATGSNASSNLRENNAQVVLFPTIGYRVADGRTWHVQVHGDVFSQRPVGLGKRFLLKVLQRVMRVPAGAFETQLFQHRIQRFLAHDEAGKQIAVKLGDAVHTLPRKTRPNGHFVGTLKVADEHLSPLITATSPNHRQVSLEVCTQAGDTLGLKGQVHLVDPQGVSIISDIDDTLKHSHVMCRRTLLANTFLKEFEPIAGMAQLFQSWEAQGAAFHYVSSCPWQLYPHLQALFGASGFPVGSFHLRAFRLRDHLLRKLLLRKPTKAVVIHSLLKLFPQRKFVLVGDSVEADPEIYGAAARHFPNQVKQILIRSLPGPKNDPNRYAAAFRGLRPGVVRMFTAAGDIAHDLPQ, from the coding sequence GTGCTTTCACGAATGTTGCCGCGGCGCACCAGTGCGACTGGTTCTAACGCGTCGTCCAACCTGCGCGAGAACAACGCCCAAGTCGTTCTCTTTCCCACGATCGGCTACCGAGTAGCCGACGGACGGACATGGCACGTGCAGGTGCATGGCGACGTCTTTTCGCAGCGACCCGTCGGCCTCGGTAAGCGGTTTTTGTTGAAGGTGCTCCAGCGGGTCATGCGGGTTCCGGCGGGAGCTTTTGAAACGCAACTGTTCCAACACCGCATCCAGCGGTTTCTGGCTCACGATGAAGCCGGCAAGCAAATCGCCGTCAAACTAGGCGATGCCGTCCATACGTTGCCGCGCAAGACCCGACCCAACGGCCATTTCGTCGGCACGCTGAAGGTCGCCGATGAGCACCTCTCGCCGCTAATCACCGCGACGTCGCCCAACCACCGGCAGGTATCCCTCGAGGTCTGCACACAGGCCGGCGACACGCTGGGTCTGAAAGGGCAAGTTCACCTCGTCGATCCGCAGGGTGTGTCGATCATTTCGGATATCGACGACACGCTAAAGCATTCGCATGTCATGTGCCGCCGCACGCTGCTCGCGAATACCTTCCTCAAGGAATTTGAACCAATCGCCGGCATGGCACAGCTGTTTCAGTCTTGGGAAGCGCAGGGCGCGGCGTTTCATTACGTCTCGTCTTGCCCCTGGCAGCTCTATCCGCACTTGCAGGCGCTCTTCGGCGCGTCGGGTTTTCCCGTTGGCTCGTTCCACCTGCGCGCGTTTCGGCTGCGCGATCATTTGCTGCGTAAGCTGCTACTGCGCAAGCCGACGAAAGCAGTTGTCATTCACTCGCTGCTCAAGCTCTTCCCGCAACGCAAATTCGTGCTCGTCGGCGACAGCGTCGAAGCCGATCCAGAGATCTACGGCGCGGCGGCGCGTCATTTTCCGAACCAGGTAAAGCAGATCCTGATTCGCAGCCTGCCGGGCCCGAAGAACGACCCGAATCGCTATGCGGCAGCCTTTCGTGGCTTGCGCCCCGGCGTCGTGCGGATGTTTACCGCGGCGGGGGATATTGCGCACGATTTGCCGCAGTGA
- a CDS encoding DUF1549 and DUF1553 domain-containing protein: MLNLACRCLSGILLLCFTAVALGAEPPKKLSFELDVQPVLAANGCSVGACHGKSRGQNGFQLSLLSFDPNFDYDALTQHARGRRLFLAAPERSLLLQKGAGLVPHGGGQRLDPEGADFALLRDWIAGGAVRRIENEPTLVGVTLQPTQVALAAREKLQIVVTATYSDGSQRDVTARTAFQSNEPAIVAVDKGGLITAGALPGEATLMARYMTVIATCNVAIPVSGDVDAAQYAALPRKNFIDGLVWNKLQSQGLLPSQPCDDATFLRRAHLDVIGRLPTADEVRSFLADTKSDKREKLIDDLLARPEYVDHWAGKWADLLRPNPYRVGIKTVMAMDTWIRDSLRENKPYDQFVREIVTAEGSTWKNGAAVVFRDRREPAELTTMISQLFLGTRLDCAKCHHHPFEKWSQDDFYSFAAYFSRVGRKGTGLSPPISGSEEFILLGKPVKVTHPATGAEMSPKPLYGSAPPIEEGADPRRALADWITSDQNEFFVQTIANRIWAELMGRGLVEPVDDLRATNPPSNPALLTALGNHLREQKYDQKKLIRAICTSHVYGLNVKPEGSNVQDTKNFSRRYRTRMRAEVLADAICDITGLPEKYEAMPAESRASQLWTTRIDSLTLDTFGRPDPNQDPPCERLADGAVTQALHLMNSKTIQGKVTSDDGVANKLAKSERSPDQIVEELYMLCYGRLPDAAERDIGAQVFARPETSRRQSAEDLLWALLNTPEFFFQR, encoded by the coding sequence ATGCTAAACCTTGCTTGCCGCTGCCTTTCGGGAATCTTACTGCTCTGCTTCACAGCCGTCGCGTTGGGAGCCGAACCGCCGAAAAAACTTAGCTTTGAGCTCGATGTGCAGCCGGTCCTCGCCGCCAACGGCTGCAGCGTTGGTGCCTGCCACGGCAAAAGTCGCGGCCAGAACGGCTTTCAGCTGTCGCTCCTCTCGTTTGATCCCAACTTCGACTACGACGCCCTCACCCAGCATGCCCGTGGTCGTCGACTCTTTTTGGCTGCTCCCGAGCGCAGCCTGCTGCTGCAAAAGGGTGCCGGCCTCGTCCCCCACGGCGGCGGACAGCGACTCGATCCCGAAGGAGCCGATTTCGCACTGCTGCGCGACTGGATTGCTGGCGGAGCCGTGCGGCGGATCGAAAATGAACCGACACTCGTCGGCGTAACACTCCAGCCGACGCAGGTCGCGCTGGCTGCTCGCGAAAAACTGCAGATCGTCGTGACGGCGACGTACTCCGATGGTTCGCAGCGCGACGTGACCGCGCGCACCGCCTTTCAATCGAACGAACCTGCCATCGTCGCCGTCGACAAAGGCGGCTTGATCACCGCCGGTGCTCTGCCGGGCGAAGCGACGCTCATGGCGCGCTACATGACCGTCATCGCAACCTGCAATGTGGCCATACCCGTGAGCGGCGATGTCGATGCAGCTCAATACGCCGCACTGCCGCGCAAGAATTTCATCGATGGCCTGGTTTGGAACAAATTGCAATCGCAAGGACTGCTCCCCTCGCAACCGTGCGACGACGCTACGTTCCTCCGCCGCGCTCATCTCGATGTTATCGGTCGTCTGCCGACGGCGGACGAAGTGCGGAGTTTTCTCGCCGATACGAAAAGCGACAAGCGTGAGAAGCTCATCGACGATTTGCTCGCACGACCCGAATACGTCGATCACTGGGCCGGCAAATGGGCCGATCTGCTGCGGCCGAATCCGTACCGAGTCGGCATCAAGACCGTAATGGCGATGGATACTTGGATTCGCGACAGCCTGCGCGAGAACAAACCGTACGATCAATTCGTGCGCGAGATCGTGACCGCCGAAGGGAGCACCTGGAAAAACGGCGCTGCCGTGGTCTTTCGCGATCGCCGTGAACCCGCGGAACTGACCACGATGATTTCGCAACTCTTCCTCGGCACGCGGCTCGATTGTGCGAAGTGCCATCACCATCCGTTTGAAAAATGGAGCCAGGACGACTTCTACAGCTTTGCCGCGTATTTCTCCCGCGTCGGCCGCAAGGGCACTGGCCTCTCGCCGCCGATCTCCGGCAGCGAGGAATTCATCCTCCTCGGCAAACCCGTGAAAGTTACACACCCTGCCACCGGCGCCGAAATGTCCCCGAAGCCGCTCTACGGATCGGCGCCGCCGATCGAAGAAGGGGCCGATCCTCGCCGAGCGCTAGCCGATTGGATCACGTCGGATCAAAACGAGTTCTTCGTGCAAACGATTGCCAACCGCATTTGGGCCGAACTGATGGGCCGCGGCCTGGTCGAGCCCGTCGATGATCTGCGAGCCACCAATCCGCCGTCGAACCCCGCCCTCCTCACCGCCCTCGGCAATCACCTGCGCGAACAAAAGTACGATCAGAAAAAGCTGATCCGCGCGATCTGCACCTCGCACGTCTACGGTTTGAACGTGAAGCCCGAAGGCTCGAACGTCCAAGACACCAAGAACTTCTCCCGCCGTTACCGCACTCGGATGCGAGCCGAAGTCCTCGCCGATGCCATTTGCGATATCACCGGCTTACCCGAAAAATATGAAGCCATGCCCGCCGAATCGCGGGCCAGCCAACTGTGGACCACGCGGATCGACAGCCTGACGCTCGATACCTTCGGCCGGCCCGATCCGAATCAGGATCCGCCCTGTGAGCGCCTCGCCGACGGCGCCGTGACGCAGGCCTTGCACTTGATGAACTCGAAAACGATCCAAGGCAAAGTCACCTCCGACGACGGCGTGGCCAATAAACTTGCCAAGAGTGAGCGCTCACCCGATCAGATCGTCGAAGAACTCTACATGCTCTGTTACGGCCGCTTACCCGACGCTGCCGAGCGCGACATCGGCGCGCAGGTGTTCGCCCGTCCCGAAACTTCTCGTCGCCAATCCGCGGAGGACCTGCTATGGGCATTGCTCAATACGCCCGAGTTTTTCTTCCAGCGATGA
- a CDS encoding PPC domain-containing protein — protein sequence MGIAQYARVFLPAMMVCGLLGNAFAAPPDVTSLFPVGGALGETPEVTITGTFNNWPVKFWCSNDRLKADCGSSKGKLVINIPNDAPCGIAWIRLIDDEGASQPRPFIVAAQPSVREKEPNDSFRIPQDVPLPAVVHGKFDKKSDTDTYRVELDAGQTLVVALQSYEILGSPADAALQICNERNQVLAMNQDASGLDPMITFRAETAGSYLIRTFTLPAAPDSTINFAGGELFVYRLLVTTGPYVDHTLPLAVSRSQPTEVQPRGWNLPDEKTTLIAPAARTSEPWFWSPQQAVGLVPLAVVEVPLVVTNRDAITATGQGITVPCCISGVLERRHSAHRYLFTGTKGAKLSITAESAALNYELDPALKLMGPDGSVIAEADDSAKNPDPSLSATLPADGQYILELRDTFHGSGPRHVYRLTIGPQQSRVTISVAAGNFVIEPGKTVEIPVTINRQNFSDEVTVTAADLPAGITVAEAKSQNKGDTAKTVKLIFTASEEAQAGPLRIVAKSGSEEAASELATASFSQTLGGSTFQHFQPWLAVKKAK from the coding sequence ATGGGCATTGCTCAATACGCCCGAGTTTTTCTTCCAGCGATGATGGTGTGCGGACTGCTCGGCAATGCGTTCGCGGCTCCGCCTGATGTCACGTCGTTGTTCCCAGTTGGCGGTGCGCTCGGCGAAACGCCAGAAGTCACCATCACAGGCACCTTCAACAACTGGCCGGTCAAATTCTGGTGCAGTAACGATCGGCTGAAAGCCGATTGCGGCAGCAGCAAGGGAAAGCTCGTCATCAACATTCCGAATGACGCTCCCTGCGGCATCGCCTGGATTCGACTAATCGATGACGAAGGAGCTTCGCAGCCCCGGCCGTTCATCGTCGCGGCCCAACCGAGCGTGCGCGAGAAGGAACCGAACGATTCGTTCCGCATTCCGCAGGATGTGCCCCTCCCTGCCGTCGTTCACGGCAAGTTCGACAAGAAGAGCGATACCGATACTTATCGCGTGGAACTCGACGCGGGACAAACGCTGGTCGTCGCGCTGCAGTCCTACGAAATCCTCGGCTCGCCCGCCGATGCCGCGTTACAGATTTGCAACGAGCGCAATCAGGTCCTCGCGATGAACCAGGATGCGAGCGGACTCGATCCGATGATCACGTTTCGCGCTGAGACGGCAGGTTCCTATCTCATCCGCACTTTTACCCTGCCTGCCGCGCCCGATAGCACCATCAACTTCGCCGGCGGCGAACTGTTCGTCTATCGACTGTTGGTAACGACGGGCCCTTACGTCGATCACACACTGCCGCTGGCTGTTTCGCGCTCGCAGCCGACGGAAGTTCAGCCCAGAGGTTGGAATCTGCCGGATGAGAAAACCACGCTCATCGCACCAGCTGCGAGAACGAGCGAGCCCTGGTTCTGGTCGCCGCAACAAGCCGTCGGTTTGGTGCCGCTCGCAGTGGTCGAAGTGCCGCTGGTTGTGACGAATCGCGATGCCATAACTGCGACGGGCCAGGGAATCACCGTACCGTGTTGCATCAGCGGCGTGCTCGAGCGGCGGCACTCGGCGCATCGCTATCTCTTCACGGGAACGAAGGGGGCCAAGCTCTCGATCACGGCCGAGTCGGCGGCATTGAACTATGAACTGGATCCTGCGCTGAAACTGATGGGCCCTGACGGCAGCGTCATCGCCGAAGCTGACGATTCGGCCAAGAATCCGGATCCATCGCTCAGCGCGACCCTTCCCGCCGACGGCCAGTATATTTTGGAACTGCGCGACACCTTTCACGGCAGCGGCCCGCGACACGTCTATCGCCTGACGATCGGGCCGCAGCAGTCGCGCGTGACGATCAGCGTCGCGGCTGGCAATTTTGTGATCGAGCCGGGCAAGACGGTCGAGATCCCTGTGACGATCAACCGGCAGAATTTCAGCGATGAAGTGACGGTGACGGCTGCCGACCTGCCGGCCGGAATCACCGTGGCCGAAGCGAAGTCGCAAAATAAAGGGGACACGGCGAAAACGGTGAAGCTGATTTTCACCGCCAGCGAAGAAGCCCAGGCCGGCCCGCTGCGGATCGTGGCGAAGAGTGGCTCTGAAGAAGCTGCCAGTGAACTCGCCACTGCGAGTTTTTCTCAAACGCTCGGTGGCAGCACCTTTCAGCATTTTCAGCCGTGGCTGGCTGTGAAGAAAGCGAAGTAG
- a CDS encoding HDIG domain-containing metalloprotein: MDQPLDRAAALTLMQEYVQSESLRRHMLCVEAAMRAYARKFGEDETAWGIVGLLHDFDYERWPNPPDHPLQGAVILRDLGYPEHIIYAIKSHAVYLPDCPRVNRVDKTLYACDELCGFLIACAAVRPEKLDGMEAKSVRKKLKNKNFAAAVNRDDIDRGAADLGVDLDEHIQFCIAALQQMPESN, encoded by the coding sequence ATGGATCAACCACTCGACCGCGCCGCCGCGCTCACGCTGATGCAGGAATACGTGCAGAGCGAATCGCTCCGCCGGCACATGCTCTGCGTCGAAGCGGCGATGCGAGCGTACGCTCGCAAGTTCGGCGAAGATGAAACGGCCTGGGGCATCGTCGGCCTCTTGCACGACTTCGACTATGAACGCTGGCCGAATCCGCCCGATCATCCGCTCCAAGGCGCCGTGATTCTGCGCGACCTCGGTTATCCCGAGCACATCATCTACGCGATCAAGTCGCACGCTGTTTATTTGCCCGATTGCCCGCGGGTGAATCGCGTCGACAAAACGCTCTACGCCTGCGACGAGCTCTGTGGCTTCCTCATCGCCTGCGCTGCCGTCCGGCCCGAAAAACTCGACGGCATGGAAGCCAAGAGCGTGCGGAAAAAACTGAAGAACAAGAACTTCGCCGCGGCCGTGAATCGCGACGACATCGACCGCGGCGCAGCCGACCTGGGCGTAGATCTCGATGAGCACATTCAATTCTGCATCGCCGCACTGCAGCAGATGCCGGAATCGAACTGA
- a CDS encoding TVP38/TMEM64 family protein: MREYLRPMLPMLAVLLIPIVPFLLFAWLYPGWEDQVAKWGQTNQSQWWTAIIIIGLLASDIFLLIPSSVLCTAAGWQFGLLLGTLIAWTGTSLGAVIGFAVAKRIGTPIVSWLTTPKELARAGELTRQFGPWLLVIARGIPVVAEASVLFVGLHQMPWRTFLPPVLFSNLVLAFLYAAFGRVAEQFQLLPLAIGVSIGAPVLMIAAFRLWLWMRNRES; the protein is encoded by the coding sequence ATGCGTGAATATCTCCGGCCCATGTTGCCGATGCTGGCGGTGCTGCTCATCCCCATCGTGCCGTTCCTGCTCTTTGCCTGGCTGTATCCCGGCTGGGAAGATCAGGTTGCAAAATGGGGCCAAACGAACCAATCGCAGTGGTGGACGGCCATCATCATCATCGGCCTGCTCGCCAGCGATATTTTTCTGCTGATTCCGTCGAGCGTCCTCTGCACAGCAGCCGGTTGGCAGTTCGGCTTGCTACTCGGCACTCTTATCGCCTGGACCGGCACTTCGCTGGGCGCAGTGATCGGCTTTGCAGTGGCAAAAAGAATCGGCACGCCGATCGTGTCGTGGCTGACAACACCGAAGGAACTCGCCCGCGCGGGAGAACTCACGCGGCAGTTCGGGCCGTGGCTGCTGGTCATCGCTCGCGGCATTCCGGTGGTCGCCGAAGCGAGCGTACTGTTCGTCGGGCTACATCAAATGCCCTGGCGAACATTTCTGCCGCCAGTACTCTTCAGCAATCTGGTCCTGGCGTTTTTGTATGCCGCATTTGGGCGCGTAGCCGAGCAGTTCCAACTGCTGCCGCTCGCCATCGGCGTGTCGATTGGCGCGCCGGTGCTGATGATTGCAGCGTTCAGGCTATGGTTGTGGATGCGGAATCGAGAGAGCTAA